The following proteins are encoded in a genomic region of Primulina huaijiensis isolate GDHJ02 chromosome 3, ASM1229523v2, whole genome shotgun sequence:
- the LOC140972366 gene encoding BTB/POZ and TAZ domain-containing protein 4-like isoform X1: MVCSSYREKSLDLVTKMGPGNEESRSNLERTMLPVPPPLPVHLNTRFYQRGLSTSGSKNRGHCCSSNSMNDPMDRLFDEAYRADVSISTDDGGVIYAHASILGNASPVFRSMLKQQKGRTIGKRPRSISIRGVQPEAARIFIRFLYSSLYEEGKMKEFAMPLLVLSHAYVVPQLKQVCESWLEQRMLSIENAVDIFQLSLLCDASRLSLICHRFVLKNFKSVSATEGWNAMKESHPVLEKEVLTSIIDEDFRQKERTRKANERKIYEQLYEAMEALVHICRDGCRRIGPFNKTLRDDREPCEYMACKGLEALVRHFAGCKLRGPGGCVHCKRMWQILELHSRLCVDTDACGVPLCRNFRQRRRKQNKKEDLRWRTLVKKIVRSKSVNGAPFFVLEST; the protein is encoded by the exons ATGGTTTGTTCATCATACAGAGAAAAATCCTTGGACTTGGTGACAAAAATGGGACCTGGAAATGAGGAATCTCGGTCGAATTTGGAGAGAACAATGTTGCCTGTTCCACCTCCGTTGCCTGTTCATTTGAATACGAGGTTTTATCAGAGAGGCCTTTCCACATCAGGATCAAAAAACAGAGGCCATTGTTGTTCCTCTAATTCGATGAACGATCCAATGGATCGTCTCTTTGACGAAGCTTACAGAGCAGACGTTTCGATTTCAACAGATGACGGCGGTGTCATCTACGCACACGCCAGTATTCTT GGTAATGCTTCTCCGGTTTTCAGAAGCATGTTGAAGCAACAGAAAGGCCGAACAATAGGCAAACGCCCTCGTTCGATCTCGATCCGAGGAGTTCAACCCGAGGCAGCTCGAATTTTCATTCGATTCCTATATTCTTCCCT CTACGAAGAAGGAAAAATGAAGGAATTTGCAATGCCATTGCTCGTTTTATCCCACGCATACGTGGTTCCTCAGCTTAAACAAGTATGCGAATCTTGGCTCGAGCAAAGAATGTTATCCATCGAAAACGCAGTGGATATTTTCCAGCTTTCGCTTCTGTGCGACGCCTCTCGCCTCAGCTTAATCTGCCATCGTTTCGTTTTGAAGAATTTCAAATCCGTTTCGGCCACCGAAGGGTGGAATGCCATGAAAGAGAGCCATCCTGTACTGGAGAAGGAAGTACTCACCTCTATCATTGACGAGGACTTT AGGCAAAAGGAGAGGACGAGGAAGGCGAATGAGAGGAAAATTTACGAGCAACTATACGAGGCAATGGAGGCTCTGGTTCACATATGTAGAGATGGTTGTCGGAGAATCGGTCCGTTTAACAAAACCTTGAGAGACGATCGTGAACCTTGTGAATACATGGCTTGTAAAGGGTTGGAAGCACTTGTTCGCCACTTCGCCGGATGTAAGCTGAGAGGTCCCGGTGGATGCGTCCATTGCAAGAGAATGTGGCAAATTTTGGAATTGCATTCTAGGCTTTGTGTTGATACAGATGCTTGTGGAGTTCCCTTGTGCAG GAACTTTAGGCAGAGGAGAAGGAAACAGAACAAGAAAGAGGACCTGAGATGGAGAACCTTGGTGAAAAAGATAGTGAGATCCAAGAGTGTAAATGGAGCTCCATTCTTTGTGTTGGAATCAACATAG
- the LOC140972366 gene encoding BTB/POZ and TAZ domain-containing protein 4-like isoform X2, which translates to MGPGNEESRSNLERTMLPVPPPLPVHLNTRFYQRGLSTSGSKNRGHCCSSNSMNDPMDRLFDEAYRADVSISTDDGGVIYAHASILGNASPVFRSMLKQQKGRTIGKRPRSISIRGVQPEAARIFIRFLYSSLYEEGKMKEFAMPLLVLSHAYVVPQLKQVCESWLEQRMLSIENAVDIFQLSLLCDASRLSLICHRFVLKNFKSVSATEGWNAMKESHPVLEKEVLTSIIDEDFRQKERTRKANERKIYEQLYEAMEALVHICRDGCRRIGPFNKTLRDDREPCEYMACKGLEALVRHFAGCKLRGPGGCVHCKRMWQILELHSRLCVDTDACGVPLCRNFRQRRRKQNKKEDLRWRTLVKKIVRSKSVNGAPFFVLEST; encoded by the exons ATGGGACCTGGAAATGAGGAATCTCGGTCGAATTTGGAGAGAACAATGTTGCCTGTTCCACCTCCGTTGCCTGTTCATTTGAATACGAGGTTTTATCAGAGAGGCCTTTCCACATCAGGATCAAAAAACAGAGGCCATTGTTGTTCCTCTAATTCGATGAACGATCCAATGGATCGTCTCTTTGACGAAGCTTACAGAGCAGACGTTTCGATTTCAACAGATGACGGCGGTGTCATCTACGCACACGCCAGTATTCTT GGTAATGCTTCTCCGGTTTTCAGAAGCATGTTGAAGCAACAGAAAGGCCGAACAATAGGCAAACGCCCTCGTTCGATCTCGATCCGAGGAGTTCAACCCGAGGCAGCTCGAATTTTCATTCGATTCCTATATTCTTCCCT CTACGAAGAAGGAAAAATGAAGGAATTTGCAATGCCATTGCTCGTTTTATCCCACGCATACGTGGTTCCTCAGCTTAAACAAGTATGCGAATCTTGGCTCGAGCAAAGAATGTTATCCATCGAAAACGCAGTGGATATTTTCCAGCTTTCGCTTCTGTGCGACGCCTCTCGCCTCAGCTTAATCTGCCATCGTTTCGTTTTGAAGAATTTCAAATCCGTTTCGGCCACCGAAGGGTGGAATGCCATGAAAGAGAGCCATCCTGTACTGGAGAAGGAAGTACTCACCTCTATCATTGACGAGGACTTT AGGCAAAAGGAGAGGACGAGGAAGGCGAATGAGAGGAAAATTTACGAGCAACTATACGAGGCAATGGAGGCTCTGGTTCACATATGTAGAGATGGTTGTCGGAGAATCGGTCCGTTTAACAAAACCTTGAGAGACGATCGTGAACCTTGTGAATACATGGCTTGTAAAGGGTTGGAAGCACTTGTTCGCCACTTCGCCGGATGTAAGCTGAGAGGTCCCGGTGGATGCGTCCATTGCAAGAGAATGTGGCAAATTTTGGAATTGCATTCTAGGCTTTGTGTTGATACAGATGCTTGTGGAGTTCCCTTGTGCAG GAACTTTAGGCAGAGGAGAAGGAAACAGAACAAGAAAGAGGACCTGAGATGGAGAACCTTGGTGAAAAAGATAGTGAGATCCAAGAGTGTAAATGGAGCTCCATTCTTTGTGTTGGAATCAACATAG
- the LOC140974348 gene encoding glucan endo-1,3-beta-glucosidase 1-like isoform X2 has protein sequence MAWFLSIFTLVLYLAATSQESVEFLALHDSTPQNLEASSANGVPMAVQMDNEHLKNVSESVLMAESWVRANVLAHYPAINVSTIVIGNTILCNKDQEDKLILISPSIKNIHYSLTRWGLQNEIKVSASLSSNCLESNFENYRVDLAQNYIKPLLELLQEIGSPYVVNPPPHLVDLSDETLTILKSHSKSIQSLRVLHFKNTRIILSSPRKERPFTRKLSFMDLYSRIVPFPPRPTPISPFRSPLPPLVGTVSPPPNFLPFGPSQPPLANPTPHPFLPHLAPMANPTSPPFGLPHLPPCNPSGSVGAPVAGVHHGLWCVAKPNVPAGTLQEALDYACGEGGADCEAIKPQGACFFPDTVVAHASYAFNNYWQKTKRHGGTCSFGGTAMLIKTDPSYGHCGFVLT, from the exons ATGGCATGGTTCCTTTCTATTTTCACCCTCGTCTTATATCTAGCTG CAACTAGTCAAGAATCGGTGGAGTTCTTGGCTCTCCATGATTCAACTCCACAAAATCTTGAAGCTTCATCTGCAAATGGGGTTCCCATGGCTGTTCAAATGGATAATGAGCACCTCAAGAATGTGTCAGAAAGTGTTTTAATGGCCGAATCTTGGGTTAGAGCTAATGTTCTTGCACATTACCCAGCCATTAATGTGAGCACTATTGTAATTGGTAACACCATTTTATGCAACAAAGATCAAGAAGACAAGTTGATTTTGATTTCACCATCAATCAAGAACATTCACTATTCACTCACTAGGTGGGGTTTGCAGAATGAGATTAAAGTGTCTGCTTCTTTGTCCTCCAATTGTTTGGAATCGAACTTTGAAAACTACAGAGTTGATTTGGCCCAAAATTACATCAAACCTCTACTTGAACTCTTGCAAGAAATAGGTTCACCTTATGTTGTGAATCCCCCTCCACATCTGGTTGATTTGTCTGATGAAACCTTAACTATACTAAAATCTCACTCAAAATCCATTCAAAGTCTAAGAGTTCTTCACTTCAAAAACACTCGAATAATTCTCAGTAGCCCAAGAAAAGAGAGACCGTTCACCAGAAAGCTATCATTCATGGATTTATACAGCAGGATAGTTCCATTTCCACCGAGGCCTACTCCTATATCCCCTTTTAGAAGTCCTCTTCCTCCATTAGTTGGAACAGTTTCACCTCCACCAAATTTTCTTCCATTTGGTCCTTCACAGCCTCCACTAGCTAACCCAACACCCCATCCATTTTTACCCCATTTGGCACCAATGGCTAACCCAACTAGCCCTCCATTTGGGCTACCCCATTTGCCTCCATGCAACCCATCTGGTTCTGTGGGTGCACCAGTGGCAGGGGTCCACCATGGACTGTGGTGTGTGGCAAAGCCTAATGTGCCAGCTGGCACGCTGCAAGAGGCTCTAGACTATGCCTGTGGAGAAGGTGGTGCTGATTGTGAAGCCATTAAGCCACAGGGGGCATGCTTTTTCCCTGATACTGTTGTGGCTCATGCTTCTTATGCTTTCAACAATTACTGGCAGAAGACTAAGAGGCATGGCGGCACTTGTAGCTTTGGAGGCACTGCTATGCTCATTAAAACTGACCCCA GTTACGGTCACTGTGGATTCGTTCTTACTTAG
- the LOC140974348 gene encoding glucan endo-1,3-beta-glucosidase 3-like isoform X1, translating into MAWFLSIFTLVLYLAATSQESVEFLALHDSTPQNLEASSANGVPMAVQMDNEHLKNVSESVLMAESWVRANVLAHYPAINVSTIVIGNTILCNKDQEDKLILISPSIKNIHYSLTRWGLQNEIKVSASLSSNCLESNFENYRVDLAQNYIKPLLELLQEIGSPYVVNPPPHLVDLSDETLTILKSHSKSIQSLRVLHFKNTRIILSSPRKERPFTRKLSFMDLYSRIVPFPPRPTPISPFRSPLPPLVGTVSPPPNFLPFGPSQPPLANPTPHPFLPHLAPMANPTSPPFGLPHLPPCNPSGSVGAPVAGVHHGLWCVAKPNVPAGTLQEALDYACGEGGADCEAIKPQGACFFPDTVVAHASYAFNNYWQKTKRHGGTCSFGGTAMLIKTDPSKNIFCFLIYEFYGMPDIFYILET; encoded by the exons ATGGCATGGTTCCTTTCTATTTTCACCCTCGTCTTATATCTAGCTG CAACTAGTCAAGAATCGGTGGAGTTCTTGGCTCTCCATGATTCAACTCCACAAAATCTTGAAGCTTCATCTGCAAATGGGGTTCCCATGGCTGTTCAAATGGATAATGAGCACCTCAAGAATGTGTCAGAAAGTGTTTTAATGGCCGAATCTTGGGTTAGAGCTAATGTTCTTGCACATTACCCAGCCATTAATGTGAGCACTATTGTAATTGGTAACACCATTTTATGCAACAAAGATCAAGAAGACAAGTTGATTTTGATTTCACCATCAATCAAGAACATTCACTATTCACTCACTAGGTGGGGTTTGCAGAATGAGATTAAAGTGTCTGCTTCTTTGTCCTCCAATTGTTTGGAATCGAACTTTGAAAACTACAGAGTTGATTTGGCCCAAAATTACATCAAACCTCTACTTGAACTCTTGCAAGAAATAGGTTCACCTTATGTTGTGAATCCCCCTCCACATCTGGTTGATTTGTCTGATGAAACCTTAACTATACTAAAATCTCACTCAAAATCCATTCAAAGTCTAAGAGTTCTTCACTTCAAAAACACTCGAATAATTCTCAGTAGCCCAAGAAAAGAGAGACCGTTCACCAGAAAGCTATCATTCATGGATTTATACAGCAGGATAGTTCCATTTCCACCGAGGCCTACTCCTATATCCCCTTTTAGAAGTCCTCTTCCTCCATTAGTTGGAACAGTTTCACCTCCACCAAATTTTCTTCCATTTGGTCCTTCACAGCCTCCACTAGCTAACCCAACACCCCATCCATTTTTACCCCATTTGGCACCAATGGCTAACCCAACTAGCCCTCCATTTGGGCTACCCCATTTGCCTCCATGCAACCCATCTGGTTCTGTGGGTGCACCAGTGGCAGGGGTCCACCATGGACTGTGGTGTGTGGCAAAGCCTAATGTGCCAGCTGGCACGCTGCAAGAGGCTCTAGACTATGCCTGTGGAGAAGGTGGTGCTGATTGTGAAGCCATTAAGCCACAGGGGGCATGCTTTTTCCCTGATACTGTTGTGGCTCATGCTTCTTATGCTTTCAACAATTACTGGCAGAAGACTAAGAGGCATGGCGGCACTTGTAGCTTTGGAGGCACTGCTATGCTCATTAAAACTGACCCCAGTAAGAATATCTTTTGCTtcttaatttatgaattttatggaATGCCtgacatattttatattttggaaACTTAA